A DNA window from Sphingopyxis macrogoltabida contains the following coding sequences:
- the cysD gene encoding sulfate adenylyltransferase subunit CysD, translating into MPAAPKTLTHLDRLEAESIHIMREVLADAVKPVMLYSVGKDSAVMLHLARKAFYPSPPPFPLLHVDTTWKFQAMYDLRDRMAAESGMELIVYQNPEAKARGINPFDHGPLHTDMWKTEGLKQALDLHGFDVAFGGARRDEEKSRAKERIFSFRTASHGWDPKKQRPELWNLYNARKAKGESIRVFPISNWTELDIWQYIARENIPIVPLYFAAPRPTVERDGLLLMVDDDRFPLNEGEVPVQRSVRFRTLGCYPLTGAVESEATTLSEVIQEMLLTTTSERQGRIIDKDGGDASMEKKKQEGYF; encoded by the coding sequence ATGCCCGCAGCCCCGAAAACGCTGACCCATTTGGACCGTCTTGAGGCGGAGAGCATCCATATCATGCGCGAAGTGCTGGCGGATGCTGTGAAGCCCGTGATGCTGTACAGTGTTGGCAAGGACAGTGCGGTGATGCTGCATCTGGCGCGCAAGGCCTTTTATCCTTCGCCGCCGCCGTTTCCGCTGCTGCACGTCGACACGACGTGGAAGTTTCAGGCGATGTATGACCTCCGCGACCGGATGGCGGCCGAAAGCGGCATGGAGCTGATCGTCTACCAGAACCCCGAGGCGAAGGCGCGGGGGATCAACCCGTTCGACCATGGTCCGCTGCACACCGACATGTGGAAGACCGAGGGTCTGAAACAGGCGCTCGACCTCCACGGCTTCGACGTCGCTTTCGGCGGCGCACGGCGCGACGAGGAAAAGAGCCGCGCGAAGGAGCGCATCTTCTCTTTCCGCACCGCAAGTCACGGCTGGGACCCGAAGAAGCAACGGCCCGAACTGTGGAACCTCTACAATGCAAGGAAAGCGAAGGGCGAAAGCATCCGCGTCTTTCCGATCTCCAACTGGACCGAGCTCGACATCTGGCAATATATCGCGCGCGAGAATATCCCGATCGTGCCGCTCTACTTCGCCGCGCCGCGCCCGACGGTGGAGCGCGACGGCCTGCTGCTGATGGTCGACGACGATCGCTTTCCGCTCAACGAAGGCGAGGTGCCGGTTCAGCGCTCGGTGCGTTTCCGCACGCTCGGTTGCTATCCGCTCACCGGCGCGGTCGAGAGCGAAGCGACGACGCTCAGCGAAGTCATCCAGGAAATGCTCCTTACGACCACCAGCGAGCGGCAGGGCCGCATCATCGACAAGGACGGTGGCGACGCCAGCATGGAGAAGAAGAAGCAGGAGGGGTATTTTTGA
- the cysN gene encoding sulfate adenylyltransferase subunit CysN translates to MTKTSTDPVYVTDALIAEDIDAYLEQHQQKSLLRFITCGSVDDGKSTLIGRLLYDSKMIFEDQLAALEADSKRVGTQGQEIDFALLVDGLAAEREQGITIDVAYRFFTTEKRKFIVADTPGHEQYTRNMVTGASTADLAVILIDARKGVLTQTRRHSFLAHLIGIRHIVLAVNKMDLVDYDKTVFERILLSYRAFASEIGITNFTAIPISGFKGDNITALSDNTPWYKGPALIEHLESVEVGSAADEAKPFRMAVQWVNRPNLDFRGFSGQLASGKVRPGDAVRILPSGKTTAVARIVTLDGDLDEAVAGQSVTLTLADEVDCSRGDVIAATDNPPEAADQFEATLVWMADEAMIPGRAYWLKLATQSVSATVQAPKYEINVNTLDHLAAKTLDLNGIGVVELSTDKPITFEAYGDNRTLGGFVLVDKLTNATVAAGMLHFSLRRAQNVHWQATDIDRDMRAGLKNQRPALLWFTGLSGSGKSTIANLVEKKLHRMNRHSFLLDGDNVRHGLNRDLGFTEADRIENIRRVGEVAKLMTDAGLIVITAFISPFKAEREMVRSMLPEGEFIEIFVDTPLEEAEKRDVKGLYKKARAGQLKNFTGIDSPYEAPENPEIRIDTTNMTPDEAANLIVDRLLG, encoded by the coding sequence ATGACCAAAACATCTACCGATCCCGTCTATGTCACCGACGCGCTGATTGCCGAGGATATCGACGCCTATCTCGAACAGCATCAGCAAAAGTCGCTGCTGCGCTTCATCACCTGCGGCTCGGTCGACGACGGCAAATCGACGCTGATCGGACGGCTGCTCTACGACAGCAAGATGATCTTCGAGGACCAGCTGGCGGCCTTGGAGGCCGACAGCAAGCGCGTCGGCACGCAGGGGCAGGAGATCGACTTCGCGCTGCTCGTCGACGGCCTCGCCGCCGAGCGCGAGCAGGGGATCACGATCGACGTCGCCTACCGCTTCTTCACCACCGAAAAGCGCAAGTTCATCGTCGCCGACACCCCGGGGCACGAACAATATACGCGCAACATGGTGACCGGCGCTTCGACCGCCGACCTCGCGGTCATCCTGATCGACGCGCGCAAGGGCGTGCTGACCCAGACGCGGCGCCACAGCTTCCTCGCCCATCTGATCGGCATCCGGCATATCGTACTCGCGGTGAACAAGATGGACCTTGTCGATTACGACAAGACGGTGTTCGAGCGCATCCTGCTCTCCTACCGCGCCTTCGCGAGCGAGATCGGCATCACGAACTTCACCGCGATCCCGATCTCGGGGTTCAAGGGCGACAATATCACCGCGCTGTCGGACAATACGCCCTGGTACAAGGGGCCGGCGCTGATCGAGCATCTGGAAAGCGTCGAGGTCGGCAGCGCCGCCGACGAAGCGAAGCCCTTCCGCATGGCGGTGCAGTGGGTCAACCGCCCCAACCTCGACTTCCGCGGCTTCTCGGGCCAGCTCGCGAGCGGCAAGGTCAGGCCGGGCGACGCGGTGCGTATCCTGCCCAGCGGCAAGACGACGGCCGTTGCCCGCATCGTCACGCTGGATGGCGATCTGGATGAGGCAGTCGCGGGCCAGTCGGTCACGCTGACGCTTGCCGACGAGGTCGACTGCTCGCGCGGCGACGTCATCGCCGCGACCGACAATCCGCCCGAGGCGGCCGACCAGTTCGAGGCGACTTTGGTGTGGATGGCCGACGAGGCGATGATCCCGGGGCGCGCCTATTGGCTGAAGCTCGCGACGCAGAGCGTCTCGGCGACGGTGCAGGCACCGAAGTACGAGATCAACGTCAACACGCTCGATCATCTCGCGGCGAAGACGCTCGACCTCAACGGCATCGGCGTCGTCGAACTGTCGACCGACAAGCCGATCACCTTCGAGGCCTATGGCGACAACCGCACTTTGGGCGGGTTCGTGCTTGTAGACAAGCTGACCAACGCGACCGTCGCGGCGGGCATGCTGCACTTCAGCCTGCGCCGGGCGCAGAATGTCCACTGGCAGGCGACCGACATCGACCGCGACATGCGCGCGGGCCTCAAGAACCAGCGTCCCGCGCTGCTCTGGTTCACCGGCCTCTCGGGCTCGGGCAAGTCGACGATCGCCAACCTCGTCGAGAAGAAGCTGCACCGGATGAACCGCCACAGCTTCCTCCTCGACGGCGACAATGTCCGCCACGGGCTGAACCGCGATCTCGGCTTCACCGAGGCCGACCGGATCGAGAATATCCGCCGCGTCGGCGAGGTGGCGAAGCTGATGACCGACGCCGGGCTGATCGTCATCACCGCGTTCATCAGCCCGTTCAAGGCCGAGCGCGAGATGGTGCGCAGCATGCTGCCCGAGGGCGAGTTTATCGAGATCTTCGTCGACACCCCGCTCGAAGAAGCCGAGAAGCGCGACGTCAAGGGCCTCTACAAGAAAGCCCGCGCCGGACAGCTCAAAAACTTCACCGGCATCGACAGCCCATACGAGGCGCCCGAAAACCCCGAAATCCGCATCGATACCACCAACATGACACCCGATGAAGCCGCTAACCTCATCGTCGACAGGCTGCTGGGATGA
- a CDS encoding 3'(2'),5'-bisphosphate nucleotidase CysQ, giving the protein MSAAMDDAALAAHLAETAGRILLTVRDSGLFAGKALGKAGDQVANQFLIDALREQRPDDGILSEESKDTPERLAKSRVWIVDPLDGTREYGEGRVDWAVHVALAIDGVARVGAVALPGLDGGVVLATDRAGPLPAAASRPRLAVSRTRPAQEALAVAESLGAELVPMGSAGAKAMAVVRGEVDIYLHSGGQYEWDSAAPAAVALAHGLHASRIDGAPLVYNQRDVAMPDLLICRKEMAESLVAACRNPDTKGRDE; this is encoded by the coding sequence ATGAGCGCCGCCATGGACGATGCTGCGCTCGCCGCGCATCTCGCCGAAACCGCGGGGCGCATCCTGCTCACGGTGCGCGACTCCGGGCTCTTTGCCGGCAAGGCGCTCGGCAAGGCCGGCGACCAGGTCGCGAACCAGTTCCTGATCGATGCGCTGCGCGAACAGCGGCCCGATGACGGCATCCTGTCGGAGGAGAGCAAGGACACGCCCGAACGGCTTGCCAAAAGCCGCGTCTGGATCGTCGACCCACTCGACGGCACCCGTGAATATGGCGAGGGCCGCGTCGACTGGGCGGTGCATGTCGCGCTCGCGATCGACGGTGTTGCGCGCGTGGGCGCCGTGGCCTTGCCCGGCCTCGACGGCGGCGTCGTTCTCGCGACCGACCGCGCTGGTCCGCTCCCCGCCGCTGCCTCGCGCCCGCGCCTCGCGGTCAGCCGTACGCGCCCGGCGCAGGAGGCGCTGGCCGTTGCCGAAAGCCTCGGCGCCGAGCTCGTCCCCATGGGTTCGGCGGGGGCGAAGGCGATGGCGGTCGTGCGCGGCGAGGTCGACATCTACCTGCACAGCGGCGGTCAATATGAGTGGGACAGTGCCGCGCCCGCCGCGGTCGCGCTCGCGCACGGCCTGCATGCCTCGCGCATCGACGGCGCGCCACTCGTCTACAACCAGCGCGACGTCGCGATGCCCGACCTGCTGATCTGCCGCAAGGAGATGGCGGAAAGCCTCGTCGCGGCGTGCCGCAATCCAGATACCAAGGGGAGAGACGAATGA
- a CDS encoding sulfotransferase family protein: MTGFDTADGARALAEARATSGIDRREPEDFVAALDAFYHFARRGTPDEAGFAQLDAMAQRLLVNRLRFADDLARHPEILDENVADPIVVIGFPRSGTTVLQRMMSADPAMQSLKFWRLLNPAPFPGEAPHEPGGRLVFAEAVADAIRTGNPALHAAHPAVADDADEDWNLHHLSFQHVGHIYTGVPDADYLEYLRTLPRRPSYAYVADLLRYLQWQDGGRRGRKWILKSPVHVGHLEEMLAFHPAATFVYPRRDFRTVVASFCNALEAAQQPHLTRSPAAIGRIALAYWVPEMHRFQQARARLGNRLKMIEVDYRDMLADPIRHIRSFYEQAGIALSDTGETAIRTWIADNPAGKHGINQYSLERYELTEAMVDDAFGFLDATPSTETQLHV, from the coding sequence ATGACCGGTTTCGATACGGCGGACGGCGCGCGCGCGTTGGCGGAAGCGCGTGCAACAAGCGGTATCGACCGCCGCGAGCCAGAGGACTTCGTCGCCGCGCTCGATGCCTTCTATCATTTCGCGCGCCGCGGCACCCCGGACGAAGCCGGTTTCGCGCAGCTCGACGCGATGGCACAGCGCCTCCTCGTCAACCGGCTGCGCTTCGCCGACGACCTCGCGCGCCACCCCGAGATCCTCGACGAGAATGTCGCCGACCCGATCGTCGTCATCGGTTTCCCGCGCAGCGGCACGACCGTGCTGCAGCGCATGATGTCGGCCGACCCTGCGATGCAGTCGCTCAAATTCTGGCGCCTGCTCAACCCCGCACCCTTCCCGGGCGAGGCGCCGCACGAACCCGGCGGGCGGCTGGTTTTCGCCGAAGCCGTCGCCGATGCGATCCGCACCGGCAATCCCGCGCTCCATGCCGCGCACCCTGCCGTCGCCGACGATGCCGACGAGGATTGGAACCTCCATCATCTGAGCTTTCAGCATGTCGGCCATATCTACACCGGCGTCCCCGACGCCGATTATCTCGAATATCTGCGCACGCTGCCGCGCCGTCCGAGCTATGCCTATGTCGCCGACCTGCTGCGCTATCTGCAATGGCAGGACGGCGGACGCCGCGGCCGCAAATGGATTCTGAAAAGTCCGGTCCATGTCGGCCATCTCGAGGAGATGCTGGCCTTTCACCCGGCCGCGACCTTCGTCTATCCGCGCCGCGATTTTCGCACTGTCGTCGCATCCTTCTGCAACGCGCTCGAGGCCGCGCAGCAGCCGCATCTGACGCGCTCGCCCGCTGCGATCGGACGCATCGCGCTTGCATATTGGGTGCCCGAAATGCACCGCTTCCAGCAGGCGCGCGCCCGGTTGGGCAATCGGCTCAAGATGATCGAGGTCGATTATCGCGACATGCTCGCCGACCCGATCCGGCATATCCGCAGCTTCTACGAACAGGCCGGCATCGCCTTGTCCGATACGGGGGAGACCGCGATCCGGACGTGGATCGCCGACAATCCCGCCGGCAAGCACGGCATCAACCAATATTCGCTCGAACGGTACGAACTGACCGAGGCGATGGTCGACGACGCCTTCGGCTTCCTCGACGCCACCCCGAGCACGGAGACCCAGCTACATGTCTGA
- a CDS encoding TonB-dependent receptor, whose translation MIVSHKILYGSTAMLIAMAALPAAAQSDAAAPAAEENDGGEGVIVVTAQRREEALQDVPIAVSAFQGEQLQSTGIDGLRQLSQMAPSLVVPEGGSQSVPYIRGVGSRNITPGNESSAAVYIDGVYQTDKTGILLQTFPEVESIQVLRGPQGTLFGRNATSGAILISTKKPSQDFGGMVEGTFGTDDRGARAYITTGLGENLAFSVSGFYRYETPYITNRNPSNGIGKRTGEEETYGFRANLLFESGDFSAQLQGNYIKGYTTPIMAMQPAPGSSLSVGEAVSGVDIRNPKRAYYGEVPPEVRYDSWGTSLHLDYDLGDVAISSTSAYTRSGSGVQLDLDLSPAPVFWFDTDLKGRTWQQELLVSSKGSSPFQWLLGGFYINYRDGYTQLDQYVGLPVPAKLQPHAIPQRLLELSALGLGPTSGLAYIDLSTFVKIESVGLFGEASYEFGQGTKITAGLRYTDETATLDEDNGKITYVPDGTGGVIAIPQTIGDVCTADPLCDGLSTGFSELTYRLVLDHKFSDDFLVYASYNRGFKSGVYNISSLSARATEPETIDAFEVGLKSQLFDRKLTLNLAGYYYKYDNLQVPVVDPATNTQISINAAKATISGLEAEMSFRPDDRLTLSGSFSTYFKSEYDSFPNCEIYRPAGVGLALATNADCSGEDLPVTPNIMASVSANYKLPLGAAGELELAGLLSYTDKFDHATHGFYPAGVDAGGNPYPAGEGRAPVQKALTTLNLSATFRPLKDNFYVTVWGRDLLNQGDRVFRNMQTTTFGYSTALGRGITGGVTIGFKFGS comes from the coding sequence ATGATTGTTTCGCACAAAATCTTATATGGTTCGACCGCGATGCTGATCGCGATGGCCGCGCTGCCCGCCGCGGCGCAGAGCGATGCGGCCGCGCCCGCCGCCGAGGAGAATGACGGCGGCGAAGGCGTCATCGTGGTGACGGCGCAGCGGCGCGAGGAAGCGCTGCAGGACGTGCCGATCGCGGTGTCGGCCTTCCAGGGCGAACAGCTCCAGTCGACGGGCATCGACGGCCTCAGGCAATTGTCGCAGATGGCGCCGTCGCTGGTGGTTCCGGAAGGTGGCAGCCAGTCGGTGCCCTATATCCGCGGCGTCGGCAGCCGCAACATCACCCCGGGCAACGAGTCCAGCGCGGCGGTCTATATCGACGGTGTCTATCAGACCGACAAGACGGGCATTTTGCTCCAGACCTTTCCCGAGGTCGAATCGATTCAGGTGCTGCGCGGGCCGCAGGGGACGCTCTTCGGGCGCAACGCGACCTCGGGCGCGATCCTGATCTCGACGAAAAAGCCGAGCCAGGATTTCGGCGGCATGGTCGAAGGAACCTTCGGTACCGATGATCGCGGCGCGCGCGCCTATATCACCACCGGGCTCGGCGAAAATCTGGCGTTCAGCGTCAGCGGCTTCTATCGCTACGAGACGCCCTATATCACCAACCGCAACCCGTCGAACGGCATCGGCAAGCGTACCGGCGAGGAGGAAACTTATGGTTTCCGGGCCAATCTGCTCTTCGAAAGCGGCGATTTCTCGGCACAGCTACAGGGCAATTATATCAAGGGCTATACCACCCCGATCATGGCGATGCAGCCCGCGCCGGGATCGTCCCTCTCGGTCGGCGAGGCGGTGTCGGGGGTCGATATCCGCAATCCGAAGCGTGCCTATTATGGCGAGGTGCCGCCCGAGGTGCGTTACGATAGCTGGGGGACGTCGCTCCACCTCGACTATGATCTCGGCGACGTCGCGATCAGCTCGACCAGCGCCTATACGCGCAGCGGCTCGGGGGTTCAGCTCGACCTCGACCTGTCGCCAGCCCCGGTCTTCTGGTTCGACACCGACCTCAAGGGCCGCACCTGGCAACAGGAATTGCTTGTGTCGTCGAAAGGCAGCTCGCCCTTCCAGTGGCTGCTCGGCGGTTTCTACATCAACTATCGCGACGGCTATACGCAACTCGACCAATATGTCGGCCTGCCGGTCCCGGCCAAACTCCAACCCCATGCCATCCCGCAGCGGCTGCTCGAACTCTCGGCGCTCGGCCTCGGGCCGACGTCGGGACTCGCCTATATCGACCTCAGCACTTTCGTGAAAATCGAATCGGTCGGCCTGTTCGGCGAGGCGTCCTATGAGTTCGGGCAGGGGACGAAGATCACCGCCGGGCTGCGCTACACCGACGAGACCGCGACGCTCGACGAGGATAATGGCAAGATCACCTATGTCCCCGACGGCACCGGCGGGGTCATCGCGATCCCGCAGACGATCGGCGACGTCTGTACTGCCGATCCGCTGTGCGACGGGCTGAGCACCGGCTTCTCGGAACTGACCTATCGCCTCGTGCTCGACCATAAATTCTCGGACGATTTCCTCGTTTATGCGAGCTACAACCGCGGCTTCAAGAGCGGGGTCTACAACATCTCCTCGCTGTCGGCGCGCGCGACCGAGCCCGAGACGATCGATGCTTTCGAGGTCGGACTGAAGTCGCAATTGTTCGACCGCAAGCTGACCCTCAACCTTGCGGGCTATTATTATAAATATGACAATCTGCAGGTGCCGGTCGTCGACCCGGCAACCAACACGCAAATTTCGATCAACGCGGCGAAGGCGACGATTTCGGGGCTGGAAGCCGAAATGTCGTTCCGGCCCGACGACCGGCTGACGCTGTCGGGCAGCTTCTCGACCTATTTCAAATCGGAATATGACAGCTTTCCGAACTGCGAAATCTATCGTCCCGCCGGGGTCGGCCTGGCGCTGGCGACCAACGCCGATTGTTCGGGCGAAGATCTGCCCGTCACGCCGAATATCATGGCCAGCGTGTCGGCGAACTACAAGCTGCCGCTGGGCGCCGCGGGCGAGCTCGAACTGGCGGGACTGCTCAGCTACACCGACAAGTTCGACCATGCGACGCACGGCTTTTATCCCGCGGGGGTCGATGCCGGCGGCAATCCCTATCCGGCGGGCGAGGGCAGGGCGCCGGTCCAGAAAGCGCTGACGACGCTCAACCTCTCGGCGACCTTCCGGCCGCTGAAGGATAATTTCTACGTCACCGTCTGGGGCCGCGACCTGCTCAACCAGGGCGACCGCGTGTTCCGCAACATGCAGACGACGACATTCGGCTATTCGACGGCGCTCGGCCGCGGGATCACCGGGGGCGTCACGATCGGCTTCAAATTCGGTTCGTGA
- a CDS encoding GMC family oxidoreductase — translation MSFDYIICGAGAAGCVLAYRLSENPHLKIALIEAGPRDRHPFISMPKGLAKVMQDPRHLWVHMSEPEASTAGQSEAWVRGRVLGGSSSVNGMMYVRGQPADFDAIAQQSSDDWSWTHIGAAYRAFENHELGAAETRGDAGPMKISMPTQRLPISDAQVAAGEAMGWTNKRDVNAPDDQVAIGYAPRTIFKGKRQSAAQAFLRPAEKRPNLTILTERTVERVLFDGTRAVGVEVVHDGQRERIDAKHEVILCGGAMASPAILERSGVGDSARLAALDIPLVHHNPEVGEGLIEHRGIIMQWKLTKAALSQNRVFGGWRLLLATLKYYLTDDGPMSAAAYEIGGWFKSRPGLNRPDVQMLIAPFSFDMEKQRTALEKHPGINAVIYPLRPTSRGSIHIATRDPDAAASFRPNYRDTEEDRAAMTGAVRVMREYARQEPLAGMIAEETLPGPAFASDAEILDAYDRFGTCGYHAVGSCRMGKDEASVVDPALRVRGVAGLRIIDTSIMPVIPSGNTNGPTMAMAWRGADIILRDAPAA, via the coding sequence ATGAGCTTCGACTATATTATCTGCGGCGCCGGCGCCGCCGGCTGCGTCCTCGCCTACCGCCTGTCCGAGAATCCGCATCTGAAGATCGCGCTGATCGAAGCGGGGCCGCGCGACCGTCATCCCTTTATTTCGATGCCCAAGGGGCTCGCCAAGGTGATGCAGGATCCGAGGCATCTATGGGTGCATATGAGCGAGCCCGAGGCGTCGACCGCGGGCCAGTCCGAGGCGTGGGTGCGCGGCCGCGTGCTCGGCGGGTCGTCGTCGGTCAACGGCATGATGTACGTCCGCGGCCAGCCCGCCGATTTCGACGCGATCGCGCAGCAGTCGAGCGACGACTGGAGCTGGACGCATATCGGCGCCGCCTATCGCGCCTTCGAGAATCACGAGCTCGGCGCCGCCGAGACGCGCGGCGATGCCGGGCCGATGAAAATCTCGATGCCGACCCAGCGCCTGCCGATCAGCGACGCACAGGTCGCGGCGGGCGAAGCGATGGGCTGGACGAACAAGCGCGACGTCAACGCACCCGACGATCAGGTCGCGATCGGCTATGCCCCGCGCACCATCTTCAAGGGCAAGCGGCAGAGCGCCGCGCAGGCCTTCCTGCGCCCCGCCGAGAAGCGCCCCAACCTCACCATCCTGACCGAGCGCACCGTCGAACGCGTGCTCTTCGACGGCACGCGCGCGGTGGGCGTCGAGGTGGTTCACGATGGTCAGCGCGAGCGGATCGATGCGAAGCACGAGGTCATCCTGTGCGGTGGCGCGATGGCGAGCCCGGCGATCCTCGAGCGCTCGGGCGTGGGCGACTCTGCGCGCCTCGCCGCGCTCGATATCCCGCTCGTCCACCATAACCCCGAGGTCGGCGAAGGGCTGATCGAGCATCGCGGGATCATCATGCAATGGAAGCTGACGAAAGCGGCGCTGTCGCAGAACCGCGTCTTCGGCGGCTGGCGCCTGCTGCTCGCGACGCTCAAATATTATCTGACCGACGACGGGCCGATGTCGGCCGCCGCCTATGAAATCGGCGGCTGGTTCAAATCGCGCCCGGGGCTCAACCGCCCCGACGTCCAGATGCTGATCGCGCCGTTCAGCTTCGACATGGAAAAGCAGCGCACCGCGCTCGAAAAGCATCCCGGGATCAACGCGGTGATCTATCCGCTGCGCCCGACCTCGCGCGGGAGCATCCACATCGCGACGCGCGATCCAGACGCCGCGGCCAGCTTCAGACCCAATTACCGCGACACCGAGGAGGACCGCGCCGCGATGACCGGCGCGGTGCGCGTGATGCGCGAATATGCAAGGCAGGAACCGCTGGCCGGCATGATCGCCGAGGAGACGCTGCCCGGCCCAGCGTTCGCCAGCGACGCCGAAATTCTCGATGCCTATGACCGGTTCGGCACCTGCGGCTACCATGCGGTGGGCAGTTGCCGGATGGGCAAGGACGAGGCCTCGGTCGTGGACCCCGCCCTCCGCGTCCGCGGCGTTGCTGGCCTGCGCATTATCGACACCTCGATCATGCCGGTGATCCCGTCGGGCAACACCAACGGCCCGACGATGGCGATGGCATGGCGCGGCGCCGACATCATCCTGCGCGATGCGCCTGCGGCCTAG
- a CDS encoding aromatic ring-hydroxylating oxygenase subunit alpha, giving the protein MSDVAEVARPARKLTTLADLTPSQIEAIRKIPAEKDAVVVPFGSTRPNAIFTGQARYDREQERIFRRYPVPVTVSALLEPGSIVANDSYGFPMLVSRTRDGTIKAFVNACQHKGSKIIEDCAVHKQGRMTCPYHAWTYGIDGKLIGVSRSEAFQGLDKSQRGLIELEAREWGGIVYVQLNRDIPADWSNLSQQVADDFDALGIGSAHVYGRKTFDLNANWKVVLEPFLEGYHVQRLHAASIGDRFQDAPNIVDMFGPNIRQVSGRIGYVPEMLDEDPAANVHKLVTHAYTAFPNCVVVTSQYYTSVMLLMPRGPDRTTVEYFMLTPEAAATPKAEEVFARSYELILGVFGGEDFRAAEISQQGLNAGVPQETIYCGLETNIIRYYEAIEALL; this is encoded by the coding sequence ATGAGTGACGTTGCAGAGGTTGCACGCCCCGCCCGCAAGCTGACCACGCTCGCCGACCTGACGCCGAGCCAGATCGAGGCGATCCGCAAAATCCCCGCCGAAAAGGATGCGGTGGTCGTCCCCTTCGGTTCGACGCGCCCCAACGCCATCTTCACCGGTCAGGCGCGTTACGACCGCGAACAGGAACGGATTTTCCGCCGCTATCCGGTGCCCGTCACCGTCTCGGCGCTGCTCGAACCCGGCAGCATCGTCGCCAACGACAGCTATGGCTTCCCGATGCTCGTCTCGCGCACTCGCGACGGCACGATCAAGGCGTTCGTCAACGCGTGCCAGCACAAGGGGTCGAAGATTATCGAGGATTGCGCGGTCCACAAGCAGGGCCGCATGACCTGTCCCTATCACGCCTGGACCTATGGCATCGACGGCAAGCTTATCGGCGTGTCGCGCAGCGAGGCCTTTCAGGGACTCGACAAGAGTCAGCGCGGGCTGATCGAGCTTGAGGCGCGCGAGTGGGGCGGTATCGTCTATGTCCAATTGAACCGCGACATCCCCGCGGATTGGTCGAACCTGTCGCAGCAGGTCGCCGACGATTTCGACGCGCTCGGGATCGGATCGGCGCATGTCTATGGCCGCAAGACGTTCGACCTCAATGCCAACTGGAAGGTCGTGCTCGAACCCTTTCTCGAAGGCTATCATGTCCAGCGGCTGCACGCCGCGTCGATCGGCGACCGCTTTCAGGATGCGCCGAACATCGTCGACATGTTCGGGCCGAACATCCGGCAGGTGTCGGGGCGCATCGGCTATGTCCCCGAAATGCTCGACGAGGACCCGGCGGCGAATGTCCACAAGCTGGTGACGCATGCCTATACGGCCTTCCCCAACTGCGTCGTGGTAACCAGCCAATATTATACCAGCGTCATGCTCCTCATGCCGCGCGGCCCCGATCGTACGACGGTCGAATATTTCATGCTGACCCCCGAAGCGGCGGCGACGCCCAAGGCCGAGGAGGTGTTCGCGCGCTCCTACGAACTGATCCTCGGTGTGTTCGGGGGCGAGGATTTTCGCGCCGCCGAGATCAGCCAGCAGGGGCTGAACGCGGGTGTGCCCCAAGAGACGATCTATTGCGGGCTCGAGACCAATATCATCCGCTATTATGAAGCGATCGAAGCGCTTCTTTGA